TCGCGCCCCGATCTGCTGCACAAAATTTTGGACGTGAACGCGCAGGCCGTTACCGCCTACCTCAACGCCCAAATCGACGCGGGCGCACAGGCGGTGCAGATTTTCGACACCTGGGGCGGCGTGTTGAGCGACGCGGCGTTTGAAGAGTTCAGTCTGCGCTATATGAAACAGATTGTGTCGGGTTTGAAACGCGAAAGCGAAGGCCGCCGCGTGCCCGTGATTCTGTTTGCCAAAGGCGGCGGGCTGTGGCTGGAAAAAATGGCCGACGCGGGTGCGGACGCGCTGGGCTTGGATTGGACGTGCAACATCGGCGAAGCCCGCCGCCGCGTGGGCGGCAAAATGGCCTTGCAGGGCAATTTCGACCCGTTCGCGCTGTTTGGCACGCCCGAAGCCATCCGCGCCGAAGCGGGGCGGATTCTGGCCGACTACGGCAGCGGCAGCGGCCATGTGTTCAACTTGGGACACGGCATCAGCCAGTTTGCCGACCCCGAACACGCCAAAATTTTGGTGGACGCGGTGCACGAACTTTCGCGCCAATACCACGCCTGAACAACATCAATCACGAATAAGGCCGTCTGAAAAACCGTTTTTCAGACGGCCTTTACGCAGATTTCCAACACCTGCCGCCAACCGCCCTTTCGGCCGCATCCCGCAAAAAATCCGCCCGAAAACACCGTTACAATATAACTGAATGTTGTTATAATATGTAACAAACAAAGAAAGGCCGTCTGAAAAGCGTTTCGCCGCTACCGCAGCGGCCTCATCCCAAAAACCGTTAACAAAGGAAACATCATGGGCGAGAACGAAGCCGCCGCCATCAAACAACCCCCGCGCCTGTTTGCCGAAACCCAGCAAATCATCGCCGAAATCGAAAACCGCCTCAACGCCCCGCTTTTGTGCTACTGGAACAGCCTCGGCGGCAGCATCTACCGCAACGACGTACTCGCCCTCTACCGCATCCTCGAACACGCCGGCCGCCACGACACACTCTACCTCTTCATCAAAAGCGACGGTGGTTCGGGCAAAGAAGCCCTGCGCATGATCAACCTCATCCGCAGCAGGTGCAACCGCCTGGTCAGCCTCATCCCCCTGCAATGCGCCTCCGCCGCCACCATGATGGCCATCGGCGCGGACGAAATCCAAATGGGTCCCATGGCCTATTTAAGCTCCGTGGACACCTCCCTCACCCACGACCTCTCCCCCATCGACCGCGACAACGACCGCGTCTCCGTCAGCCTCGACGAACTCAACCGCGTCGTCAAACTCTGGCAGAAAAACACCGAAGACACCGGCTCCAACCCCTACAAATCCCTGTTCGACTACGTCCACCCCCTCGTCATCGGCGCAGTGGACAGAGCCGAATCCCTCTCCATCAAACTGTGCGAAGAGCTGCTTTCCTACCACATCGACGACCCCGTCCACGTCCGCAGCATCGCCGAAACCCTCAACTCCGGCTACCCCTCGCACGGCTACCCCATCCTCACCAAAGAAGCCCGCCGCATCGGCCTCAATGCCGGCGAACTCGACAAAACCGCCAACGACCTCCTGCTCGCCCTCAACGCCCGATACAGCGAAATGGGGCAGCGCGCCATCACCGACTTCGACGACACCCGCTCCCACTCCAACGAAATCCTCAACATCCTCGAAGCGCGCGGCATCCAGGTTTTCTACCAAAACGACAAAGAATGGTTCTACCGCACCGAAGAACGCCGCTGGATCACCCTCAACGACAACTCCCACTGGCACGTAACCGAAAGCGACGGCAACGGCGGCGAAAAACAATCCATCCTCCACCTCTCGTAAACCCAGGGGTCTGTTGGCACTCGGCTTGCAAGCGGTTTTTTGAGAAAAAATGCCCGAATGCAAGGAAAAAAGCACAGCAAGGTTAGACACCTGCGGGCATTTTTGACGCGGCAGGCGGGTGTTTTTTACCAAAAAACCGCTTCGCAAGCCGAGTGTCAACAGACCCCATGGCCGTCTGAAAACGCAGTTCCGGCGCAACCAAAACGGAAAACCCGTTTTTCAGACGGCCTCAAACCACCCGAACGGACAACCCATGCACACTTGGACCCAAGCCCTCGCCGCCGAAAAACAACAGCCCTACTTCCGACACATCCTCGACACCGTCCGCGCCGAACGCGCCGCCGGCCAAACAATCTACCCCCCCGCCGCCGACGTATTCAACGCCTTCAAAGCCACCGAATTTGCCGCCGTCAAAGCCGTCATCCTCGGCCAAGACCCCTACCACGGCGCAGGCCAGGCACACGGCCTCGCCTTCTCCGTGCGCCCGAACATCCCCGTTCCCCCCTCCCTGCAAAACATCTACAAAGAACTCGCCGACGACCTCCCCGGCTTTACCATCCCCGCCCACGGCTGCCTGCAACACTGGGCGGAACAAGGCGTGCTCCTGCTCAACACCGTCCTCACCGTCCGCGCCGGACAAACCCACTCCCACGCCGCACTCGGCTGGGAAACCTTCACCGACACCGTCATCCGCCGCCTCGCCCAAGAGCGCGAACACCTCGTCTTCATCCTCTGGGGCAGCCACGCCCAAAAAAAGGGCGCGTTCATCGACCGCAGCCGCCACCTCGTCCTCACCTCCCCCCACCCCTCCCCCCTCTCCGCCTACCGGGGCTTCTTCGGCAGCCACCCCTTCTCCAAAACCAACGCCTACCTCGCCGCCCACGGCCAAACCCCCATCGACTGGCAGGTATAGCAAACAAAAAGGCCGTCTGAAAACCCGTTTTACGGTTTTCAGACGGCCTCACACCTGCGGTTTATCCCAAAACTAATGCCGCCGCCGCAGCGAAAACATCCCCGTTTTATCGACATCGAACACAAACCGCCCGTCCTGTACCGCCGCATAAGTGCGCTGCGCCGACACCGGCTGCAAACCCGCGTGTTCCAGCAGATAGGCCGTTACCTCATCCGGTTTGGCGGTAACGGCGGCGGCCAGTTTGCCGAACAGCTCGCGGCAGACACTGCCCGCCGCCCAGCCCGCCGACGGCTGCTCCATGCACTGCCCGTTGATTGTATGCATGTTTTCCGGCGTTTTACCGCTGATTTCGACAAAATTTCCCTCCGGCAAACCCTTGACCGGATAACGGTAGGTCTTCGTGCCGTCCGCCGCCTCGGAAACCGCAGGCTCGCCCAACGGAAGCTGCGGCACCAGCACCGAAATATCGAGAAACTTCACCGTAAACTCAGGCTTGGGCGGCTGCGGCACGGCATCGGCGGCCTCCTTGCCGCCGCAGGCTGCCAGCGCGAAGGCAACGGCGAAAAACAGGGGCAGGCGCGTTTTCATCATGCGGATTCCTTTGTAAAAAATAGCTGCCATTATAAAGAAAGCACAGGCCGTCTGAAAGCGCAGCTTCGGCGCAGCCAAAACCTGTTTTACGGTTTTGGCTGCGCCGAAGCTGCGCTTTCAGACGGCCTCTGTCCGCATCAAAACGGCATTTAACGATTAACGGTGCCGTTGCAGGCTGTACCGTTTTTCCAGCGAGGAAAACAGCCAGCTCAGGCACAGCGTCATCGCCAGATAAATCAGCGCGATGGCATACAGCGGCTCTTCATACACGGTGTAGCGTCCCGAAATGGTGCGCTGCACGTAGGCCAGCTCGGCCACGGCGATGGCCGAGAGCAGCGAACTGTCTTTGAGCAGCGTGATGAACTCGTTGGCCAGGGGAGGCAGCATCCGGCGCACGGCCTGCGGCAGGATGACGAAACGCATCGCCTGTGTGTAGGTCATGCCCAGCGAACGGGCGGCCTCCATCTGGCCTTTGTCAATCGACTGGATGCCCGCGCGGAAAATTTCGGTGATGTACGCGCCCGAGTTGGCAGTGAGGGCGAGCACACCGGCGATGAGCGCGCCGTAGTTG
The window above is part of the Neisseria bacilliformis genome. Proteins encoded here:
- the hemE gene encoding uroporphyrinogen decarboxylase, translating into MQPLKNDTFLRALLKQPVEYTPIWMMRQAGRYLPEYKATRAQAGSFLDLCKNTELATEVTVQPLERFDLDAAILFSDILTVPDAMGLGLYFAEGEGPKFERPLQNEADIAKLQVPDMARLQYVFDAVSSIRRTLNGRVPLIGFSGSPFTLACYMVEGGSSKEFRTIKTMMYSRPDLLHKILDVNAQAVTAYLNAQIDAGAQAVQIFDTWGGVLSDAAFEEFSLRYMKQIVSGLKRESEGRRVPVILFAKGGGLWLEKMADAGADALGLDWTCNIGEARRRVGGKMALQGNFDPFALFGTPEAIRAEAGRILADYGSGSGHVFNLGHGISQFADPEHAKILVDAVHELSRQYHA
- the ung gene encoding uracil-DNA glycosylase, whose translation is MHTWTQALAAEKQQPYFRHILDTVRAERAAGQTIYPPAADVFNAFKATEFAAVKAVILGQDPYHGAGQAHGLAFSVRPNIPVPPSLQNIYKELADDLPGFTIPAHGCLQHWAEQGVLLLNTVLTVRAGQTHSHAALGWETFTDTVIRRLAQEREHLVFILWGSHAQKKGAFIDRSRHLVLTSPHPSPLSAYRGFFGSHPFSKTNAYLAAHGQTPIDWQV
- a CDS encoding amino acid ABC transporter permease, with product MNFRFDILYEYRWMFLTGALMTLGLTFVATLGGTLLGLLGALARIIRFEKGSAPLRAAAWVVRNLSLLYVTVFRGTPLFVQIFIWYFVWLPALIHPADGWLVSGTAAVELRRNYGALIAGVLALTANSGAYITEIFRAGIQSIDKGQMEAARSLGMTYTQAMRFVILPQAVRRMLPPLANEFITLLKDSSLLSAIAVAELAYVQRTISGRYTVYEEPLYAIALIYLAMTLCLSWLFSSLEKRYSLQRHR